The nucleotide sequence GTCGCCGTCTGCAACGACTGTCACCTCTCTCACCACCCGATCGGGAAATGGATCACCAAAGCCGACAACGGCTTCTTCCACTCCCTCGCCTTCACCCTCGATAACTTCGACGAACCCATCCGCATCAAACCCCGCAACCGGCGGGTCACTCAGGCCGCGTGCGTCAGCTGCCACGTCGACACCGTGCATCAGATGTTTCCCGCCACCCCCCAACAGGACATGCTCATGTGTGTGAGCTGTCATAGTGACGTGGGCCACGCCCACCGCTGAAGAAC is from Synoicihabitans lomoniglobus and encodes:
- the nrfH gene encoding cytochrome c nitrite reductase small subunit; its protein translation is MRRPDLRSPRTWLLAGGTYYVLIAACIGIAGGLGSFTFGYGKGASYLSNNPTTCVNCHIMEPYYDTWQNSSHHHVAVCNDCHLSHHPIGKWITKADNGFFHSLAFTLDNFDEPIRIKPRNRRVTQAACVSCHVDTVHQMFPATPQQDMLMCVSCHSDVGHAHR